GTTGATAAGAAAAATACTAGAAACAAATACTTTAAGCCGTGTTAtcttttgcatttgttttatgattttctaaaatttaaatgaagGATATTAAAACTTTCAGCATCTTCAACCTTATCAAAACCTTTTCAACGCTTAATTAATGATGACTCGGCTATCGATAATACATTTATCACATACTTTTGCAAGCTAATAGTAAAGTTTTTGCCTAAAAATAATCGGAATTTTAAACTCAAAATATCGAAAAACTGTCGATGGACACAACTATCTTTTTTGTAGCACAGAACACGCGTGAATCGTTTCTAGTGTCATTATCAAACTTGCTCAATTTGGTCTGTAATTtgatcatgaatcgtcgtttggtctataaatTAATCATGAATGGACGGACGCTGGCAAAGTtagaggaagatccacttttttatcgaaaaattgtgttcagcgacgaagctcatttctggttgaatggatacgtcaacaagcaaaatatcCGCATCTGgaatgaagaccagccagaagcattgcaagagctaccaatgcatctaaaaaaagtcactgttcggTGTGGTTTATGGGCTGGTggaattattcgtgaaataccggcgatttattggagagagtgtgccaaactaTGAcgtgggccatctaaagcggagccgcggtcaacatttgcatgaaatcatcttcgctGATCGCTttgtcgattccaataaagatttcatcagtTTTCTCAAGTTTTTTGGTCTTTTTATGAATTATTGTCTACAAAATCTTGAATAAAAGTCCATGTCCTATACCAAAATACCAACAACCTCAATGTCTTCTTTTGACGTTATACTTTCAACTAGTAGGCACTATACTTCGGCCAAAGCGAGTCGATTTCAATACTACCGATTCAACTTTCGTGTGACACTTTCTACTGATGAACATGTGTGAGTGATCATGAAAATTCTCTCAATTTTGTCACGCCTCTTTCGAGGAGCAGTTATGCTTTGCCAGATCCTGTGATGCTCTCGCAGCATCAGTTGTTCTCGACCGGTCGGTTCCCGCGCATCGCTCGTTCTGGCGTATTTTGCTTGTGCGGTGTTCTTCTTCAGTGGTATCATTTTTCCACTCTAACCCAAGGAGGGTTCAGGACTGAGGAGGTTGTGCCTGTGTGTAACATTCCAAACCGTCCGTAGGTGTGTGGTAGGAGACCCCCTTCGGTGCGTGCTGTTTCACTGGCTGGTGAACACATAGTAATATCGGTTTTCTAACTGCCGGCAAAGTGTGGGTGCTGAATCCTGAACGAGAATTCTTCACGGCCTTCACGGTTCGGCTACGATGAGCCTTCTTCGGCTAGATTTGCTTGTGATTTGCTGCCTGATCGCAGTGAACCTGTGTAAGTGTTTCCAAGGCGATAGCCGCCGGATTCCCATTCTAGAGATATGAATATGTGATGGGGCGACGTACCGTTGTTGGTCGGTCATTGATTCGCTCGGAGGATGCTTTGATGAATGAAAGTGAACGTAGAAAATATGTGCCGATAAGAGACAGGACGCGCGCCAAGACGCGATGCGTATCGTGgtgattattttaatttcgcttATAATACGGCAGTTATCTGCCGGGCAAAGTTTACAGCGGGAAAACGGGATTGGGGTGTGCTGAAGTTTTGTACTGAATCAATGTTTGTTCTGTGTGTTGTTTTCTTCAGGCGTATCGCAGCAAGCCGTCCCGACCATTGCATCCATCAGTCCGGAACAGATAAAGGATATTGGAGAGATCGTTTCACTGGAGTGCGATATCAACAATGTGGGCAAGTTTACCGTTGGATGGCAGAAAAGCAACCGGGAGCGGTCGCAAAATGTTAACACCATTTCGTTGGGTCCAACATTGGCCGTCGCCGAGGAACGGTTCAATCTGAGTGTCGACAAAGAGAATAATACAATGAAATACAAATTGACGGTAGGTGCAAATATTACTAGCAACCCTAAAATACGGCAGCACGCATCCCTATGGATTAAATGTCAAGAACAACCTATCATTTATGCATTTTAATAACTTCATCACAATGGCTACATATTTCCCCCTATAGGGCACATATCGTAGTTCAATTCCCACTGGGACTCATTCCGAACCAGACAGAAATCTAATTAGCAGCCCTTTTGTAACTGCATTTGCACGCTCCCGATGCTCATGCTTCCGTATCCTTTCGTTCCAGATCAGTGACATCGTCAACACAGATGCCGGTTTATACGAATGCCAGATTCAGGTGAATAGTACCAACAAAGTGACGGCGACGGTGGAGCTTCAGGTGCGTCACCCACCTATTCTACTGGATAATCTTGCTGCTACGACCGTTACCAAGGCAGAAGGAGAGGACGTTAAGCTTACCTGTTCAGCCGAAGGATATCCCCGTCCGTCGATTACCTGGAAGCGagagtacaatacgattcttccgATCGGTGGTCAAGTTTTCAACGGAAATGTCCTCTCGCTGTCATCACTGACCAAGGAAGACCGCGGCACGTACCTCTGTCTCGCCGATAATGGCGTAGGAAGaccagattcaagaaccatcaaTTTGGAGGTCGAATTTTCTCCAGTCATCTCAATTCCTCGACCAAAGGTCGCTCAGGCTACGGAGTACGACATCGAGCTGGAGTGCGTAGTGCAAGCGTTCCCGTCGCCATCGATTTCATGGTTCAAGAATGGTCATCCAATTCACAATGGCGGTTCTTATAGGTGAGTTTTGTACTTTCGAGATGACTGGTGAGCTGGTCGGCAACTAAAcgtggttacatttttttagtaTTTCCCAAACTGGTCAACCGGATGATGTGACAACGTCGGTGGTCAAGATTAGTTCTGTCGAAAGTTCACACTACGGTGACTATATCTGCAAAGCTTCCAACAAAATAGGCCACGCGGAAGCGAGACTGAACCTTTATGGTAAGCGGTAGTTTCCGCTCAGTGTGtatatgtttttgaaatttatttaattattatagTTTCGTTTTTTCGTTTCTTTTAGAATCGGTTATCCCAGTATCCTATTGAATTGTTTGTTTAGTTTAGTAATCTTTTGTtgcgtgatgtatttgctttataatTTTCTTCACACAAAAAAGGTATGTTTCATTTCTACTGTAAAAGCAATTTCTTACGAATTGATCAAAGGATATTATTTTTTCCGCAGAGCAAAGTCTTCCCAACATCAACTTCTCCGGTTTGAAATGGTCCAGCTCTGCTCGTACCCTCGCCAGTCATCTCGGAATCCTAATGGTGACTGCGTTGCTTGCGACGCTTTTGTGAATAAGAAAGCTCCGGAGTTAACAGTCCATTCCGGGACCGTAAATCCACAGATCAGCTAGGAACGAAGCAACAACAATCGACGCAAGTGCAAAGTTTTACACACATCAACAAAAACGAACAATCTTTCGTAACATATTACAATAGGCATAATCCGCGAGATCATCTCGTACCGACATATCCTCTGTTTTGGGTGAATTTATCAAACACATAGAAGATTTTGACATATAGAATTAGGAttgaaaatgaaccgttttagaAATCCTGTACAAATGAAACGTAACAAGACTTATGGTGACAAAAAATAGATTATAAACAAGTGCAAAATTTCATCGTTAGTGTTAAGGAAATTACTAATTATATTTCGATCCCTGTGTGGAAATAAAAGGCTTTGACAATTCCAGTACATAGTCTTAATTTATTTGTGACGGAAATAAAGCACATTTGACGATTGGTTGAAACTCAAAGCATTGCTTTTTTACATGAATTCTGTATAACACCGGATGGCCTTTTCAATCGAATTCGTATACTTTGTCGCAACAGTTGAATCGTGCTAACTTTGAACGTATTCGTACATaggattaaaaaatcattcctTCGTAATATcgaataatgttttcgttttgtCTCaaaggtgcaaattaattttttttaatctgcaATTGGTTTCGTTCAGCTTAGTAGGAATCTCATGAAAATAATAGTTACCCTCATGCTTGATTCAATTCAGTACCAACATACGACAAAAGCACATAGTACGATAGGCCCTTGCGAAAATTGCTTCTATCTAAACGTTCTAATCGATTATTGTGTATTTGGAAAACAATTTCtaacattcgcaagggcctGTAGTACGATATGCTCCAACTACATGTTGGTACCGAAATAATCAGTCATTCGTATAACAAAGCTGATGCAGCAGAAGAGTAATTCTAGTCGAAATATAAGGATAAATCAAGACGTAATCATTTACTACCAAAGCTCATGTTTCCTGAAAGTGGGAACAGAACGAGAACACCTCGAAAGCTTAAGCAAGGACACAAACCTGCATAGCGAGAAAAACCAAGCTTTTGTACTGTTATCCAAATCTCCCGACAATGTGGGTTAAACATTAGGACTGAATGATTTCGTTTTTACTTGAACTGGTAACAAAAGAACAGACTTGCAGGTAACGATTTTTTAATgtgtaaagatacaaaaatgtgTAAGGTATCTATCTTATCTATCACAAAAATAATCGTTGGAGTTAAATCTATTTAATATAGGGAATAGTTATCTCATTAGTAGGGGAATGTCCTCTAGGTTGGACcactttttgaatatttcttgtATCTTTTGTTTATATTGGCATAAAAGCTGAAAGTTTTTACCGTCATCAGAAACTTCTAACTAGAGTGAGTTGCAGCGCATAatagaaaaactacaaggatcagccccatgggattgttcgagccgttgatgtggaacaaggcaaccaaaatttctaatgatctacaatcaaaaagttcaatcaatccgaaccaacaccgaacatcatttgtcttgatttgcatttgttttatgaccgacgcaattacaccattatcccaaatatatgcaattatatctttgtacatacttgcgaattcgataattaagcatctcttcgccaagcttg
This genomic window from Malaya genurostris strain Urasoe2022 chromosome 1, Malgen_1.1, whole genome shotgun sequence contains:
- the LOC131440262 gene encoding lachesin-like; its protein translation is MSLLRLDLLVICCLIAVNLCVSQQAVPTIASISPEQIKDIGEIVSLECDINNVGKFTVGWQKSNRERSQNVNTISLGPTLAVAEERFNLSVDKENNTMKYKLTISDIVNTDAGLYECQIQVNSTNKVTATVELQVRHPPILLDNLAATTVTKAEGEDVKLTCSAEGYPRPSITWKREYNTILPIGGQVFNGNVLSLSSLTKEDRGTYLCLADNGVGRPDSRTINLEVEFSPVISIPRPKVAQATEYDIELECVVQAFPSPSISWFKNGHPIHNGGSYSISQTGQPDDVTTSVVKISSVESSHYGDYICKASNKIGHAEARLNLYEQSLPNINFSGLKWSSSARTLASHLGILMVTALLATLL